One Calditrichota bacterium genomic window, GCGGTGATGGGGGTGATGACAATAGCATCGCTTATAGTCACGCTCTCCTGCATCATTGACCCAAAGACCTGCTTCGGTTCCTGTCCAACATTCTATTTTGAAGCAGACAGCAGGGGGGGCATTCTTGCTGAAGGCTTTTCGTCGAGCATCGCCCGACCGCTTGAGGCTACCGATGTCGATGCCTTGACCGGTGTGCGTCGAAGCGGAGGAGATTTTGGACTGGTGATGACTAACGAAGCGCTCGAGACGCACCGCGTAAGGGCGCTGAATCTTCTGGCAGTGCCGGTTGAGGAAGGTGAATCTGCCTATCACGCGACTGACAGAAGGTTCTATCTGGCGGGTGCTGGAACTTCGCCGGCATCATTTGACGGACCTCTAAAGAATGGCCTCGAACTGCTGTCAAGCCTTGACGGCGAAGAGTATTTCACGCTGGCAAATGAGCGCGATCTGCTGGCTAAGGAAGAATTGTGCGTGACCTTTCCTCCGATGGAGGGTGCAGTAGGACTGGTGATCTCAACCCGCAACACCCTGCTCAATACCTATCTCTTCTATCAGGGACTGGCGCATCTGGGTTGGAGCGCCGGGGAGTTCTTTGCGCAACTGGAACGCGAGCCCCAGTCACTGAAGGCCGAATTGATGCCCCTGCACGATCTTTTCGGCCGAATTGAGGTATATGCCAGGGATTCTGAGGGCATGTGGGTCCGGCAAGGATTTGCCGGTGAGACCGGACCCATAGCCAGGGAGGTCGCACTAGTGCCGCTCTCAGGTGTAACAGGTGGCGATTCGCTACGCATCAAACTGGTCTTGTCCCAGGGATTTTGGCGCATCGACCATCTAACTGCCGTTCCCCTTCGGAGAGAGATAACACCGATTCGGTTGTCACCGGTTTCAGTGCTGTATAAAGGCGAACCCGATGACCGGGCGCTGGCATTACTCCATGATCCGAATGTCTTTCTCGATACCTATCCGGGTGATACCTATCGAATCGGGTTCGACGTTCCGGAGCGGGAAGGTGACTACGAATACTTTCTCGAAGCAACCGGCTATTACCTTGAATGGATGCGCGAGTCATGGCTCGCCGAGACCGACCTGTCGAAAGCCGGAATGATTCTGACCGATCCCCGCCGGGCGGTTCAGGATATGGCTGCTGGATTTAAAGCCATCGAATATAGAATGGAAGAGGATTTCTGGAGCAGCCGCTTTGGGAGGAACGAACGATGACCATCGCGACTATGATTGCGGCACTTCTGCTTACAGCTACGCCCGATAAGTCTGCGACGACCGGCTATGCGGTCGGAGAAGTGCCGGTGAAAGGGCGGATCATAGAAGTTACATACCATGGTTATTACGGCCGGACGTCACGCAAAGGTGAACTCCTGGCGGTAACTTCCGATTCACTCTACTTTCTGCTTAACCGCTATGTAACGGCTTTACCGCAGACGTCCATAACGAAGATCGAGATGCAGGTGCATAACATTACCGGCAGCAAGATCATGCTCTGGACGCTTGGAGGTATGCTCAGCACGGTGTCCCACGGCTTTGTGCTTGGCTTGACAGCGCCGTTATGGCTCATCGTCGGCAGTTTCTCCGCGGTCAGTGCTGCGCATGGTAGTTGGAAGGCTTACAAACTTGCGGACTGGGACAATCTTCGAGCCTTTGCCCGGTATCCGCAAGGACTCCCGGAAGGGTTTAACATGCCTCGTGGCCGGCTGCGTGTAAGGGAATAAGGGGGGAGAATTCTGGAATATCCGCCACCTGTGTCCATTCTGATTGCCAATCGCGGTGAGATCGCTGTCCGGGTGATCCGCGCCTGTCACGAACTTGGTCTAAAGGCTGTCGCTGTCTATTCGGACGCTGACCGGACTGCAATGCATGTCCGTGAAGCCGATGCCGCCTACCCCATTGGCCCGGCGGCGGCGACCGAAAGTTACCTCCGGCCGGAGGTGCTGATCGATGTCGCCCTAAAATCTAACTGCAAAGCCGTCCACCCCGGCTACGGCTTCCTGGCTGAAAACGCGGAGTTCGCCCGGCAGGTCATCGAAGCGGGGCTTGTCTATATCGGCTCTTCACCGGAATCGATCCGTCTCCTCGGCGACAAGGTTAAGTCGCGAGCGCTTATGGCAAGGGCCGGCGTCCCGCTCACGCCTGGCATCACCTCTGGCGAAGACCTCACAGACGAACGCCTCGCTGTAGAATCCGAACGGATAGGCTTTCCGGTGCTCGTTAAGGCCGCCGGCGGCGGAGGCGGCAAGGGAATGCGGATCGTCCACCACCCCGACGACCTCATCTCCGCGATCGCCGGTGCTCGTCGCGAGGCTCTGGCTGCCTTCGGCAGCGGCGCGGTTTATATAGAGAAGTTCATCACCCGACCGAGACACGTCGAGTTCCAAGTCTTCGGCGACCAGCATGGCCACCGCGTCCATCTCTTCGAACGTGAATGCTCGATTCAGCGCCGCCACCAGAAAATCATCGAGGAATCGCCATCCCCAGCCTTGGACGACGACCTTAGGCACCGGATGGGAGCGGCGGCTGTTCAGGTCATCACCGCAGCCAACTATACTAACGCGGGGACGGTCGAGTTCCTCCTCGACGAAGATCGCAGTTTCTACTTCCTTGAAGTCAACACCCGCATTCAGGTCGAGCACCCGGTTACGGAGATGGTAACCGGCATCGATCTGGTCGCCGAGCAGATCCGCGTTGCCTTCGGGGCGGAACTCTCCTTCGGCCAAAACGATCTCCATCAGCATGGCCATGCCGTCGAAGCCCGCATCTATGCCGAGGATGCCCGCCACAATTTCCTGCCTTCGGCCGGGCCGGTGCATTATCTGAAAGAACCTCGCGGCCCTGGCATTCGCTTCGACGGTGGTGTCGAATCCGGCGACGAAGTGACAGTGCACTATGACCCGATCGTCGCCAAGTTGATCGCCCATGCTCCGACCCGCAAAACCGCTGTGAACCGCCTCTCATTCGCATTGAAAGAGACCGCCATTCTTGGTCTGACAACCAACATCGACTTCCTGCTGGCTGTCCTTGAGCATCCCGCCTTCCGGAGCGGCGACCTGACGACGAATTTTATCGCCGAACACCTTGCCGGCTGGAAACCGCCGGTTTCTTCAGGCGACGAGCGGAATATAGCCCTTTTGCTGGCAGGACTTGCGGCGTCGAAGCACCTCCCTTCCGAAGTAACCGCATCGGACAGCACCCTTCCCGATCCTTGGGCTGTCCTTGGCCGGTGGGAGATAGCCTCAGGTGCACGGTGAAACTGCACCTTTCCCACTTTGGAGACCTGTTTGAAGCGACCTTCAAGCGCGATGGCGAGCGGCTCACTATCAACTCGAATGACAAAAGTCTTGAAGCGCGGCTTGTTCTTGCGCGTGATCCGCAATTCATCCTCGATGTAGGGGGACGCCTTCTAACCGGTTATGCCTTAAAACGTAACGGCCGGACCTTTGTGTCGTTTGAGGGACGAACCTGGCAGTTTGATGAAGCGACTCCCGGCACACGTTCCACAGGTGCTGCCGGAACCGGCGATCTTTCGGTGGTCTCGCCGATGCCGGGAACGGTGATTAAGGTGCACGTTTCCATTGGCGACCGGGTCGTTCGAGGGCAATCCCTTGCCATCGTGGAGGCGATGAAGATGGAAAACGAGGTTCGTTCACCCGGTGATGCATTGGTGCGGAACATCCTCGTGGCTCCCGGCCGTCAAGTCGGCTTCGGCGAAACACTGCTGGAATTGGTTCCGCCGGAGGAAGCGGTTGGCTAAACCGCTCCCGTTGGCCGAAAGCGCTGCAGTGGCCGGGGAATTGGCCAAGTGCGTAAACTGCGGACTGTGCCAATCGGTATGCCCGACCTATATCGTCGATGGTCACGAAGGCAAGACCGCGCGTGGAAAGATCGAACTTATGAAGGGGATGCTAAGCGGACGGGTCACACCGTCAAGCAGCATTGCCGACCTATTCGACGACTGCCTCACCTGCTATGCCTGCCAAAGCGTCTGCCCGGCAGGAGTCCGCACAGAAGCCCTCTGGACTGCCGCGCGTCAGGACCTTGCGCCGATCGCTTCGACACGCTCGCGCAAACACCGCCTGCTTAAGTTTACCGTAGGCTCGCCTGCATTGCTGAACGTAACGGCCCGGTTGGGAGGGTTCGCTGCCGGCTTTTCGCGCAAACATCCCGAGCGCGCCCGACTTGGCCGATTCGGTTTGCCCCTCTTTCGTGGCGCACCCTACCTACCCCGCTTACCCGATGTTGTAGAACCGGAAGGCGAGACCATTGGAACAGTTGGGCTGCTGCTCGGCTGCAGTACCAACTTTAGCGCTCCATGGGCCGCCGATGCCGCCATAAGTCTTCTTACCCGAGCCGGCTGGAGAGTCGTCATTCCCCATACACAAGGCTGCTGCGGGGCGCCGGCAATCAACAATGGCGAATGGCCACTGGCGCGTAAACTCGCGCAGCGCACTATCGCGCTATTCAGCGATCCCTCCTTCGACCGCATCACTTCCCCCGACGCCACCTGTCTGTCGGCCATTAAATCCGATTATGGTCATATCTTTGCAGGATGCGATGACAAGCCCGAGGATCTCTCCATTCTGCAAGGCAAAACCCGGCAACTTGGCAACATCGTTGCGGATGCAGCATATGGTCGCCAACTCAATTTCGGAAGGGTGCGGGCGAAGGTTACCATTCACGACTCCTGCCACGCAACGCATCTCGGCGAGCCTGCCCGGTGGCGCGAAGTCTTAGCCCGCGTGCAAGGCTTGGAACTTATCGAGATGGAGGCGAGCCGACACTGCTGCGGCTTCGGAGGAAGTTACGCTCTCTTTCACCGCGAGGTATCGACCCGCATCGCCGGTCGTAAGATGGATCAGGCCCGGGCAACCGGCGCAGCGACACTGCTCGTCGGATCGCCGGGTTGTCAAATTCGCCTGCAAAGCCTCGAAGGCGAACGGCTTGAAGTACGCTATGCCGGGGAGTTTTTAGCCGCGACTATCGTCTGAATCGAATGCCTGCCTTGCGAGCCGTGTAGGGGCAGGTTAACTTGAAATGCGGTCTTCCGGTTTCGACATTCGATGCAACCGGCCCGCAAGAGCCTCGAAAACCGTTCGAGCCTCCTTCCTGACAATCCCAACCCGAGGCCTTATGTTCCTGACCGATGAACAGCAGATGCTCCGCGACATGGTGCGTGATTTCGCGCAGAGTGAAGTGAAGCCGATCGCCGCGGAGATCGACGAAACGTGCCGGTTTCCGATGGAGAATGTCAGGAAAATGGGAGAGTTGGGCTTGCTGGGCATCGTCTTTCCCGAGCAATACGGCGGCGCCGGGATGGACTATGTCTGTTATGCTATTGCCGTGGAAGAAATTTCCCGCGTCTGTGCTTCAACCGGCATCACCCTCGCTGCGCACGTCTCGCTCGGCGTCTATCCTATCTATGCCTTTGGAAGCGAACTCCAGAAGCAAACCTGGCTGCCCCGGCTATGCACCGGTGAAATCCTCGGCGCTTTCGGCTTGACCGAACCGAATGCCGGGTCCGACGCCGCCGGAACCGAGACGACGGCGCTTCGAGGCAGCAGCGGATGGACCGTTAACGGCGCCAAGCGGTTCATTACCAACGCCTCTGTCTCCGACATCTACTCCTTAACCGCGGTAACCGATCGCGCCAAGAAAACCCATGGCATCAGCGCCTTTCTCGTGCCGCGCGGAACGCCCGGTTTTGCCGTCGAACGCAAGGAGAACAAACTTGGCATTCGCGGTTCCGACACTGCCGGACTCTCCTTTACCGACTGTCAACTGCCGGACGATGCCATTCTTGGCACCGAAGGCGAGGGCTTCAAATACTTCATGGACACCCTCAACGGCGGGCGTATTTCGATCGGGGCTATGGCTCTCGGTATTGCACAGGGCGCTTTCGATCAAGCCCTCAAGTTTTCCCAGGAGCGGCACGCCTTTGGCAAGCCGATCAGCGAGTTTCAGATGACCCAGTTCAAACTGGCCGATATGGCGACTTGGATCGAAGCCGCCCGGCATCTGATCTACCATGCGGCGGAACTAAAGCAGCGCGGCCTGCCTTTCGTCAAAGAGTCGGCAATAGCAAAACTCTACGCCTCCGAAGTGGCGACCAAAATCTGCGAAATGGCCATTCAGATTCACGGCGGTTATGGCTATTGTCAGGAGTATCCCGTCGAAAGGATGTGGCGGGACGCGAAACTGTGCGAAATAGGCGAAGGAACGAGTGAAATCCAACGGCTCGTCATCGCGCGCGAACTTCTGAAGGCATAGCGCGGTTGATTCAAGAGGGGGAGTTTGCCGTAGTCGCCGATGGCTGGCTGAAAATCGTAGCCGATGACTTTAGGGTCGGCTTGCCTGTTGGACAGAAAAGTCGGCTGTTAATCGGTCTGAATCAAGTCGTTTTGCGCTTGGCCGGTAAGGTTGTCTTAATCGACACGGGACTTGGTGACTGGCGCCGACCCGAGGATGTTGGATTGCTCGACTTTGAGCGACCTCGTAAGTTGATTTCAGGTCTTGCTGCAAATGGAGTTACCGCCTCCAGCATAGACCTCGTGATCTTCAGCCACTTGCACTACGACCACTCCGGCGGCGGCGTGAGATGGGCGGGCGACCGCTTCGTTCCGACCTTTCCAAATGCCGATTACCTGGTTCAGAATAATGAATTTCGCTTTGCGCTTGAACCCGATGATGCCCGGCGGGACGATTATTGCAAGAGCGATGTTGAGACCCTTGTCAATAATGGAAGACTTCGCATGTTGAAGGGTCCATCGGAGATCCTACCCGGTCTTGAAGTGCACCCGACAGGAGGGCATTCGCCCGGGCATCAGATTGTCGTCGCCCACCTTCCGGGCGGGACGCTTTTCTGTCCCGGCGACTTGATTTCTACCCGGCAGCATGCCAACCTGCAGGTTACGATGATCTATGACCAGGATCGGGAGCAAGTCTTGTCCGAGCGCCGAAGGTGGATTGAGAAAGCGAAAGCCGGGCGGTGGCAGGTGATCTTTTGCCATGCCCATCGCAATATGGTAGGCTGCCTGGCTTGACCCTTGCTGCTTCAACTTTGCACAAGTCCAACTGCTAATCAATCGATCGACACAATTACAATAACACATCGGATTCTCAAATGAACGACGTCGTCATTACTGCAGCCAAACGAACCCCGATCGGCTCTTTCGGAGGTGCCTTCGCGTCGCTTCCCGCCGTCCGGCTCGGTGCCGCCGCCATCAAAGGTGCGCTTGCCCAGAATAGTGTTGCTCCCGGTGAGGTCGATGAGGTCTTGATGGGAATGGTCCTGCAAGGCGGAACCGGCCAGGCGCCAGCCCGTCAGGCGGCGATCTACGCCGGGCTGCCGCATTCGGTTCCCTGCACGACGGTGCATAAGGTGTGCGGCTCGGGCTTGAAGGCGGTTATGCTCGGAGCCGACAGCGTTCGCCTTGGCCGTGCCAAGGTCGTCGTCGCCGGGGGAATGGAGTCTATGTCCAACGCGCCTTACTACCTATTGCAAGCCCGTTCCGGCTACCGGATGGGGGATGGCAAGGTGATCGACGGGATGATTTATGACGGCCTCTGGGATCCTTACGGCGATATGCATATGGGGATGTGTGGCGAGATCTGCGCCGCCGATATGAACTTCAGTCGCGCCGAGCAGGATGACTATGCAGTGCTCTCCTACAACCGGGCTATCGAAGCCCAGAAAGCCGGGAGGTTCGCCGCAGAACTGACAACAGTTGAGATCCCCCAGCGTGGAGGTGATCCGATCGTCGTCAGCGAAGACGAGGAACCGAAAAAAGTCCGCTTCGACAAAATCCCGATCCTTAAGCCCGCGTTCAAGAAGGATGGCACAATCACCGCTGCCAACGCCTCCAAACTCAACGATGGCGGTTGCGCACTGGTCTTGATGACTTCCAACGAAGCAGTGCGGCGCGGCATTAAACCGCTCGCCCGGGTTCATGGACAGGGTGGATTCGCGCAGGCGCCGGAGTGGTTTACCACAGCCCCCGATCAAGCAATACGGCGGGCTGTCGAAAACACTGTCAAGGCTGACGGCTCGCATCTAAGCCTCGACGAAGTCGATCTCTTCGAGATCAATGAGGCATTCGCTGTGGTTGCGCTGGCGAATATCAAACTGCTTGGCATCGATGCCGGGAAGGTGAATGTGAACGGCGGCGCGGTAGCGCTCGGGCATCCGATCGGCGCTTCCGGAGCGCGCATCCTGACGACACTCATCTATGCTCTGGCTGACCGAGGTAAGACCTGGGGCGTCGCCGGCATTTGCCTCGGCGGCGGCGAAGCCGTGGCATTAGTAGTGGAGAGGCTATAGGTTGACTTCTGATTTGCGACTATAGGTCACTGCGTGAGACAAGTTCGTCCGCGACCGAAATAGAACCACCGACCGATACAATTACACAGGGCTTTCAATGGACATCAAACAGATCGCCGTCATCGGAGCCGGAACGATGGGCAACGGCATTGCCCATGTCGCCGCCGCCAGCGGTATCGACGTCACACTGATCGACGTCAAGCCTGAGTTTCTCGACAAGGCACTCAAGACCATCACCGGGAATTGCGACCGGATGATCAAGAAAGGAGCCCTTACCGAGGATGATAAGAGCGCACTCCTCAGCCGGATCAAAACTGCGACCGGCCTCGACGAAACTGCCTCGGCTGATCTCGTGATCGAAGCCGTCAGTGAAAACGAATCGCTTAAACTTGGCATCTTCAAACATCTCGATGCCATTTGTCGTCCCGAGGTGATGCTCGCAAGCAACACCTCGTCGATTTCTATAACCGCCCTCGCAGCGGCGACCGGGCGCCCCGACCGGGTCATTGGGATGCACTTCATGAATCCCGTCCCGATGATGAAACTGGTTGAAGTGGTGCGCGGCATAGCCACTTCTGAGGAGACGACCGGACAGATTGCCGCCCTTTCCGAACGTCTCGGCAAGACGCCGGTAGTCGTCGAAGACTATCCCGGATTCGTCGCCAATCGCATCCTGATGCCGATGATCAACGAAGCGATATACTGCCTGATGGAAGGGGTTGCCGACGCCGATGCCATCGACACCGTGATGAAACTCGGTATGGCGCACCCGATGGGACCCTTGGCGCTCGCCGACCTGATCGGCCTCGATGTCTGCCTGGCAATCCTTGAAGTGCTCCACGACGGGCTGGGCGACGACAAGTATCGGCCCTGCCCCTTGCTGAAGAAGATGGTAACCGCCGGTCACCTTGGGCGTAAGTCCGGTCGCGGCTTCTTCGCATATAACTGATCGCTATCTCTACAGCAACACTGACGATGGACTTCACCTACACCCCGGAACAGCAGATGGTGCGAGACACCATCCGCGACTTTGCACTGGCCGAATTAGCCGCCGGTGCGGCTGAACGTGACGAAAAGGAAATCTTTCCCCACGAAGCCATCAGGAAGTTGGGCGAACTCGGCTTTATGGGCGTCACTGTGCCTCCCGAAGAAGGCGGGTCGGGTCTCGATATGATCTCCTATGCCATTGCCGTCGAGGAGTTGGCGCGAGTCGATGCCTCGTGCGCCATCATCGTATCGGTCAACAACTCGCTGGTCTGTTACCCCCTCGAAAAGTTCGCTACTCCGGAGCAGAAAGAACGCCTCCTGAAGCCCCTCGCTTCGGGAGGCAAATTGGGCGCTTTCGCCCTCTCCGAGCCAGGCTCGGGCTCCGATGCCGGGGCTATGAAGACAACTGCGGTCCGCGACGGCGATGACTACATCCTTAACGGCACCAAGAATTTCATCACCACCGGAGCAAACAGTGACGTGATGATAGTCTTTGCCGTGACCGATGCCAACAAAGGCTCACGCGGGACATCGGCCTATCTCATCGAAAAGGGGATGAAGGGGTTTGAGGTAGGAAGACATGAGAAGAAACTCGGCATCCGGGCGTCCGACTGCGTGCAGATTTCTCTGGTCGATTGCCGGGTGCCGATCGCCAATCTGCTTGGCGGCGAGGGTATGGGCTTCAAGATTGCCCTTACGACGCTCAACTCCGGCCGGATCGGAGTCGCCGCTCAGGCCCTCGGCATTGCACAGGCATCGCTCGACGAAGCCGTAAAATACAGCCAGGAGCGCAGGCAATTCGGGCAGCCGCTTTCAGCTTTCCAGATTACCCGTGCCAAGATCGCCCGGATGGCAATGGAGATTGAAGCCGCTCGATTGCTGCTTCATTCGGCTTGTGCAAGGAAGGATCGCGGCGAGTCCTTCATCAAAGAGGCAGCGATGGCCAAACTCTACTGCTCGGAATTGGCTGTCCGCACTGCGCTTGAAGCCGTCCAGATTCATGGCGGTTACGGCTACATCAAGGAGTATCCGGTCGAGCGCTATCTGCGCGATTCCAAGATCACCACGATCTATGAAGGCACCAACGAGGTGATGCACCTCGTGATTGCGGAACAGATTCTCGGGCGGGAGTGATTCCGCGCTGAACGATCATCTCATCAGGGGCGGAAGGGGCAGGCAAGGTCTGCCGTGCCGCCGGGAGGAACGCTAATGTCCGGCTTCGACGAAAGCCTTAAGATATGGTATTCGGGGCGGTGGATTGACTGGCACGAGGCAACCGTCCACGTGATGTCCCACGTCGTCCACTACGGTTCGTCCGTCTTTGAAGGCATGCGCTGCTACTCGACGCCGCAGGGATCGGTTATCTACCGCTTGGGCGACCACATCCGACGCCTCTTCAACTCAGCCAAGATCTACCGGATGGCAGTGCCCTACACCGAAGCCGATGTATGCAACGTCTGCGTCGAACTGCTTAAGGTGAATCATCAGCCGGAGTTCTACCTGCGGCCGGTGATCTTCCGCGGCTATGACAGCCTCGGTGTGGCACCCGGAAACTGCCCTATCGAGGTCGTTGTCGGCGGTTGGCGCTGGGGCAAGTATCTTGGCCCCGAAGCGCTTGCAAGCGGGGTCGATGTCTGCGTCTCGTCGTGGACTCGTATCGCGCCGAATACCCTGCCGGCGCTGGCCAAGTGCGCCGCAAACTACATGAATTCACAGTTGATCAAGATGGAAGCCCTCGCCGATGGCTACGCCGAAGGCATCGGCCTCGATGCGCAAGGCTATGTCAGTGAAGGTTCCGGCGAGAATCTATTTGTCGTCTTCAATGGTAAGATACTAACGCCTCCACTGGGCGCCTCAGTCCTACCCGGCATAACCCGCGACTCGGTCCTGGCCCTCCTGCGCGATCTCAAGGCAGAAGGGAAAATCCATCACGACATTCAGGAGTCGCTCATTCCGCGGGAAATGCTCTACATTGCCGATGAGGTCTTCTTCACCGGATCGGCAGCCGAGATCACGCCTATTCGCTCGGTCGATCGTATCACTATTGGAGGCGGTCGCTGCGGGCCGGTCACAGCGATGCTCCAGGAACGGTTCTTTGCCGTGGTGAACGGCGAGGTTCCCGACCAGCACAATTGGCTCACCCGCATTGCCTTCGACGACTAAACGCGTTCCGCCGGACCCGGCTCTGCTCCTTGAAGATGATGACGACGACGGCCTCCCGGCAGCGACCTGTCACCCCGGCGATAAGCCTACGCGTCGTTATTCCCGTGAGATCGCTCTTCGGGCCCTCTATGCACGGGAACTGAAGGGAGACAGCGCTGGCGATCTCCTTACCGACACGCTGGTAAATGCCGGCCAGCCGACCCCCGACTATGCCGTGCGACTGATTGAACTCGTGGCTGCACATCAGGTGCAGGTTGACGACTGGATCCGGAGCCGGGTCGAAAAATGGGAATTTCACCGCATCGCATTACTTGACCGCTTGATCCTAAGGCTGGCGATTACCGAGATGCTTTTTGTTCCGGATGTTCCCTTAAAGGTAGCGCTTGACGAAGCCATCGAACTGACCAAATTCTATTCGACAGACCAGAGCGGCCGTTTCGTTAACGGTATCCTCGATACACTCTCAAAGGAAGCCCGGGAAGGCAGGCTGATCACTTCTGGAGGCGCCGCATAGCCGGATTGAGACTCGCCATCATTTCAGACGTTCACAGCAACCTCCCGGCTCTCGAGGCGGTCCTTGACTCTGCTTA contains:
- a CDS encoding acyl-CoA dehydrogenase; translated protein: MDFTYTPEQQMVRDTIRDFALAELAAGAAERDEKEIFPHEAIRKLGELGFMGVTVPPEEGGSGLDMISYAIAVEELARVDASCAIIVSVNNSLVCYPLEKFATPEQKERLLKPLASGGKLGAFALSEPGSGSDAGAMKTTAVRDGDDYILNGTKNFITTGANSDVMIVFAVTDANKGSRGTSAYLIEKGMKGFEVGRHEKKLGIRASDCVQISLVDCRVPIANLLGGEGMGFKIALTTLNSGRIGVAAQALGIAQASLDEAVKYSQERRQFGQPLSAFQITRAKIARMAMEIEAARLLLHSACARKDRGESFIKEAAMAKLYCSELAVRTALEAVQIHGGYGYIKEYPVERYLRDSKITTIYEGTNEVMHLVIAEQILGRE
- a CDS encoding acetyl-CoA carboxylase biotin carboxylase subunit, which translates into the protein MLEYPPPVSILIANRGEIAVRVIRACHELGLKAVAVYSDADRTAMHVREADAAYPIGPAAATESYLRPEVLIDVALKSNCKAVHPGYGFLAENAEFARQVIEAGLVYIGSSPESIRLLGDKVKSRALMARAGVPLTPGITSGEDLTDERLAVESERIGFPVLVKAAGGGGGKGMRIVHHPDDLISAIAGARREALAAFGSGAVYIEKFITRPRHVEFQVFGDQHGHRVHLFERECSIQRRHQKIIEESPSPALDDDLRHRMGAAAVQVITAANYTNAGTVEFLLDEDRSFYFLEVNTRIQVEHPVTEMVTGIDLVAEQIRVAFGAELSFGQNDLHQHGHAVEARIYAEDARHNFLPSAGPVHYLKEPRGPGIRFDGGVESGDEVTVHYDPIVAKLIAHAPTRKTAVNRLSFALKETAILGLTTNIDFLLAVLEHPAFRSGDLTTNFIAEHLAGWKPPVSSGDERNIALLLAGLAASKHLPSEVTASDSTLPDPWAVLGRWEIASGAR
- a CDS encoding MBL fold metallo-hydrolase; protein product: MARLIQEGEFAVVADGWLKIVADDFRVGLPVGQKSRLLIGLNQVVLRLAGKVVLIDTGLGDWRRPEDVGLLDFERPRKLISGLAANGVTASSIDLVIFSHLHYDHSGGGVRWAGDRFVPTFPNADYLVQNNEFRFALEPDDARRDDYCKSDVETLVNNGRLRMLKGPSEILPGLEVHPTGGHSPGHQIVVAHLPGGTLFCPGDLISTRQHANLQVTMIYDQDREQVLSERRRWIEKAKAGRWQVIFCHAHRNMVGCLA
- a CDS encoding branched-chain amino acid transaminase: MSGFDESLKIWYSGRWIDWHEATVHVMSHVVHYGSSVFEGMRCYSTPQGSVIYRLGDHIRRLFNSAKIYRMAVPYTEADVCNVCVELLKVNHQPEFYLRPVIFRGYDSLGVAPGNCPIEVVVGGWRWGKYLGPEALASGVDVCVSSWTRIAPNTLPALAKCAANYMNSQLIKMEALADGYAEGIGLDAQGYVSEGSGENLFVVFNGKILTPPLGASVLPGITRDSVLALLRDLKAEGKIHHDIQESLIPREMLYIADEVFFTGSAAEITPIRSVDRITIGGGRCGPVTAMLQERFFAVVNGEVPDQHNWLTRIAFDD
- a CDS encoding 3-hydroxybutyryl-CoA dehydrogenase, whose protein sequence is MDIKQIAVIGAGTMGNGIAHVAAASGIDVTLIDVKPEFLDKALKTITGNCDRMIKKGALTEDDKSALLSRIKTATGLDETASADLVIEAVSENESLKLGIFKHLDAICRPEVMLASNTSSISITALAAATGRPDRVIGMHFMNPVPMMKLVEVVRGIATSEETTGQIAALSERLGKTPVVVEDYPGFVANRILMPMINEAIYCLMEGVADADAIDTVMKLGMAHPMGPLALADLIGLDVCLAILEVLHDGLGDDKYRPCPLLKKMVTAGHLGRKSGRGFFAYN
- a CDS encoding (Fe-S)-binding protein, with translation MMHWCGTSSWLPAVKSASAKHCWNWFRRRKRLAKPLPLAESAAVAGELAKCVNCGLCQSVCPTYIVDGHEGKTARGKIELMKGMLSGRVTPSSSIADLFDDCLTCYACQSVCPAGVRTEALWTAARQDLAPIASTRSRKHRLLKFTVGSPALLNVTARLGGFAAGFSRKHPERARLGRFGLPLFRGAPYLPRLPDVVEPEGETIGTVGLLLGCSTNFSAPWAADAAISLLTRAGWRVVIPHTQGCCGAPAINNGEWPLARKLAQRTIALFSDPSFDRITSPDATCLSAIKSDYGHIFAGCDDKPEDLSILQGKTRQLGNIVADAAYGRQLNFGRVRAKVTIHDSCHATHLGEPARWREVLARVQGLELIEMEASRHCCGFGGSYALFHREVSTRIAGRKMDQARATGAATLLVGSPGCQIRLQSLEGERLEVRYAGEFLAATIV
- the nusB gene encoding transcription antitermination factor NusB; amino-acid sequence: MGSPALPSTTKRVPPDPALLLEDDDDDGLPAATCHPGDKPTRRYSREIALRALYARELKGDSAGDLLTDTLVNAGQPTPDYAVRLIELVAAHQVQVDDWIRSRVEKWEFHRIALLDRLILRLAITEMLFVPDVPLKVALDEAIELTKFYSTDQSGRFVNGILDTLSKEAREGRLITSGGAA
- a CDS encoding acetyl-CoA carboxylase biotin carboxyl carrier protein subunit yields the protein MKLHLSHFGDLFEATFKRDGERLTINSNDKSLEARLVLARDPQFILDVGGRLLTGYALKRNGRTFVSFEGRTWQFDEATPGTRSTGAAGTGDLSVVSPMPGTVIKVHVSIGDRVVRGQSLAIVEAMKMENEVRSPGDALVRNILVAPGRQVGFGETLLELVPPEEAVG
- a CDS encoding acyl-CoA dehydrogenase; this translates as MFLTDEQQMLRDMVRDFAQSEVKPIAAEIDETCRFPMENVRKMGELGLLGIVFPEQYGGAGMDYVCYAIAVEEISRVCASTGITLAAHVSLGVYPIYAFGSELQKQTWLPRLCTGEILGAFGLTEPNAGSDAAGTETTALRGSSGWTVNGAKRFITNASVSDIYSLTAVTDRAKKTHGISAFLVPRGTPGFAVERKENKLGIRGSDTAGLSFTDCQLPDDAILGTEGEGFKYFMDTLNGGRISIGAMALGIAQGAFDQALKFSQERHAFGKPISEFQMTQFKLADMATWIEAARHLIYHAAELKQRGLPFVKESAIAKLYASEVATKICEMAIQIHGGYGYCQEYPVERMWRDAKLCEIGEGTSEIQRLVIARELLKA
- a CDS encoding acetyl-CoA C-acyltransferase, whose amino-acid sequence is MNDVVITAAKRTPIGSFGGAFASLPAVRLGAAAIKGALAQNSVAPGEVDEVLMGMVLQGGTGQAPARQAAIYAGLPHSVPCTTVHKVCGSGLKAVMLGADSVRLGRAKVVVAGGMESMSNAPYYLLQARSGYRMGDGKVIDGMIYDGLWDPYGDMHMGMCGEICAADMNFSRAEQDDYAVLSYNRAIEAQKAGRFAAELTTVEIPQRGGDPIVVSEDEEPKKVRFDKIPILKPAFKKDGTITAANASKLNDGGCALVLMTSNEAVRRGIKPLARVHGQGGFAQAPEWFTTAPDQAIRRAVENTVKADGSHLSLDEVDLFEINEAFAVVALANIKLLGIDAGKVNVNGGAVALGHPIGASGARILTTLIYALADRGKTWGVAGICLGGGEAVALVVERL